Proteins encoded by one window of Eremothecium cymbalariae DBVPG#7215 chromosome 1, complete sequence:
- the PEX10 gene encoding ubiquitin-protein ligase peroxin 10 (similar to Ashbya gossypii AER390W 1-intron), producing MSEESKVFPFADAPSIVQAHQKDIYIESILGNKLEDAIKAIKGQFFRNRYSQEIFLSAKLLYLSLTTLKNKRTLGEEYVDLIYVDKRGTGLVKKWQRMAFILSYAILPYGLSKLFKYTKTRYLDNDADDANCKRRTVLNYLSNLMFKDIMDNILNIHLLAFYLTGEFYQLSKRVFGLRYAIGHDINKDEKEFRTSSSRSYRILGGIVFLQILAKVLPSVNSMTKSYLESSDHDVASSDDVLTGIPSESTTHIDLSNPKCLPLIPEHSRSCILCLVDMVDPSCLPCGHLFCWNCIMHWCTERSECPLCRQHCSKQSILPIR from the exons ATGAGTGAAGAATCTAAAGTATTCCCCTTTGCAGATGCTCCAAGTATTG TACAAGCCCATCAGAAGGATATCTACATAGAATCTATCCTTGGAAACAAGTTGGAAGATGCTATAAAGGCTATTAAAGGGCAATTTTTTAGGAATAGATATTCTCAAGAGATTTTTCTCAGTGCTAAGTTGTTATATTTATCATTAACGACTTTAAAGAATAAGAGAACATTAGGGGAAGAATATGTTGATTTAATCTATGTTGATAAAAGAGGCACAGGGTTGGTTAAAAAGTGGCAGCGAATGGcatttattttatcttaTGCGATTTTGCCTTATGGTCTATCGAAGTTGTTTAAGTATACCAAGACGAGGTACCTTGATaatgatgctgatgatgcTAACTGCAAAAGACGCACTGTTTTAAACTACCTCAGCAACTTGATGTTCAAAGACATCATGGACAACATATTAAATATACATTTATTGGCGTTTTATCTCACAGGCGAGTTCTATCAATTATCTAAACGAGTTTTTGGTCTACGATATGCTATTGGACATGATATTAATAAggatgaaaaagaattcaGAACATCAAGCTCGAGAAGCTACAGAATACTAGGTGGTATTGTATTTTTGCAAATACTAGCTAAAGTTTTGCCAAGTGTGAACAGTATGACGAAATCATATTTGGAATCATCTGACCATGATGTTGCCTCTTCTGATGATGTTTTGACGGGTATACCTTCTGAATCCACTACACACATTGATTTGAGTAACCCTAAATGTTTGCCATTGATTCCAGAGCATTCACGCAGTTGTATCTTATGTCTTGTAGATATGGTTGATCCTAGCTGTTTGCCCTGTGGACATCTGTTCTGCTGGAATTGCATTATGCATTGGTGTACTGAACGTAGCGAATGTCCACTGTGCAGACAGCACTGCTCTAAACAGTCTATCCTGCCAATAAGATAG
- the HEL2 gene encoding E3 ubiquitin-protein ligase HEL2 (similar to Ashbya gossypii AER391C) — MSMENNSSKLKTNFRRTKRNNQSSKGKPSDSHLGSAWKKPVTSDKLTQGQTNGFDEHEDEEGTTCFICADTLKFVALSPCNHQTCFKCAFRQRALYQKNTCLVCRTDHEYLIFTDKLDATFATIKESEIFSVNKKYGIKFTLSSAEAATLQLLKYVCPYGDVGNTDLDSFKNYNEHLKNEHKRIICTICAENKKAFPSELEILTSNQLKTHNTLGDKRGFKGHPLCGFCSGQRFYSDDELYIHMRERHEKCHICDQIDSSQPQYFRDYDQLFNHFKHSHYICTVKSCLDSKFVVFRDDLDLQAHILKEHGNIAGNKNKISLTSGRRFHSELSSSNQSFSRSVNEQAFSSAQATGLSGTPSNQDTPEMKLRRLEERARHYLHYSQSSMERFEQINNSYRSNAITAVSVQKRYEQLFNDPQADIYLLIRNFAETFLEGSIKHKELFSIYNSEQERRERQIKFPPLSSESWDQVSLYGANWRKTTPNKSSSASRFNFPSLNDTARAKSPPVKKEKIVNTSYKSTLTSTSSSSSGNTFNANTDFKPTYLKNKTKTESKHLTSSRNSELFPPLPSIDPKKQRPKPVNHASIPDPMQWGKPKKDPAQSTNTIEDTLPISGKQKGKQKGKQKQVLFHFGI; from the coding sequence ATGTCTATGGAAAACAACTCTTCAAAGTTGAAAACGAATTTTCGAAGAACTAAAAGGAATAATCAATCGTCGAAAGGCAAACCGAGTGATTCACATCTAGGCAGCGCATGGAAGAAACCTGTAACGAGTGATAAATTAACTCAAGGTCAAACCAATGGTTTTGATGAacatgaagatgaagaaggaacTACTTGTTTTATCTGTGCTGATActttgaagtttgttgCATTATCTCCTTGCAACCATCAGACATGTTTCAAGTGTGCATTTAGACAACGTGCATTATATCAGAAGAACACATGCCTTGTTTGTAGGACTGATCATGAGTATCTCATATTCACGGATAAACTTGATGCTACTTTTGCGACGATTAAAGAGTCTGAAATTTTTTCCgttaataaaaaatatggTATTAAATTTACTTTATCCAGTGCCGAAGCAGCAACATTACAATTATTGAAATATGTTTGTCCTTATGGAGATGTAGGCAATACTGACCTGGATTCGTTTAAGAACTATAATGagcatttgaagaatgaaCATAAGAGAATTATCTGCACGATATGTGCGGAAAACAAGAAGGCATTTCCATCGGAATTGGAGATCCTTACGTCTAATCAATTGAAGACGCACAATACGTTAGGCGACAAGAGAGGTTTTAAAGGTCACCCGTTGTGTGGTTTCTGCTCTGGACAGAGGTTTTATTCGGATGATGAACTTTATATCCATATGCGCGAGCGTCACGAAAAGTGTCACATATGTGATCAGATAGATTCTTCTCAACCACAGTATTTTAGAGATTATGATCAATTGTTTAATCACTTCAAGCATTCTCATTACATCTGCACTGTCAAGTCATGCTTGGATTCCAAATTTGTGGTCTTTAGGGATGATTTGGATTTGCAGGCCCATATTTTAAAAGAACATGGCAATATTGCAGGAAACAAGaataaaatttctttaactAGTGGCCGCAGATTCCATTCGGAGTTGTCATCCTCGAATCAGAGCTTTTCACGCAGTGTAAATGAGCAAGCATTTAGTTCTGCACAGGCTACAGGGCTCTCCGGCACGCCATCCAATCAAGATACCCCAGAAATGAAGCTTAGAAGGCTTGAAGAAAGGGCAAGACATTATCTGCACTATTCCCAAAGTTCAATGGAGAGATTTGAACAGATTAACAATAGTTATAGAAGCAATGCGATTACTGCAGTTAGTGTTCAGAAACGCTACGAGCAGTTGTTTAATGATCCTCAAGctgatatttatttgttgattCGTAACTTTGCAGAAACGTTCTTGGAGGGATCGATTAAGCACAAGGAGTTGTTTTCAATATACAATTCAGAGCAAGAAAGAAGAGAGCGCCAGATAAAATTCCCACCACTTTCTAGTGAGTCTTGGGATCAGGTTTCTCTTTATGGGGCTAATTGGCGGAAGACTACACCAAACAAATCTTCAAGTGCATCGAGATTTAACTTTCCTTCATTAAATGACACAGCTAGAGCAAAGTCTCCTCCTgttaaaaaggaaaagataGTGAACACATCCTACAAATCTACTCTTACTTCCacctcatcatcttcatcaggaAACACGTTTAATGCTAACACTGACTTCAAACCTACTTACTTGAAAAATAAGACTAAAACAGAAAGCAAGCATTTGACGTCCTCCCGAAATTCAGAACTATTCCCCCCATTACCATCTATTGATCCAAAGAAACAGCGTCCCAAGCCTGTAAACCATGCTTCGATCCCTGATCCTATGCAGTGGGGGAAACCCAAGAAAGATCCAGCCCAGTCAACTAATACAATAGAAGATACACTGCCCATCAGCGGCAAACAAAAAGGCAAACAAAAAGgcaaacaaaaacaagtTCTATTTCATTTTGGTATTTAG
- the SHE4 gene encoding She4p (similar to Ashbya gossypii AER389C), whose product MDIDGLSKALKGDLRLELKVEDYIASLNALVNETDKVRNAEDVEEIIIRSIKDHSTSRAHFLMMFKQKPDRFLDLLGDLSSRAISAIVDSFKSVDDTIPLMLEIKRRIRAKKCRSDGLLKLVYQLLERYVYKFEDIVFLAEELPFHLESTDIRPLVLLIFAQLDNKYKRTFNEKLLDVFDTLTIEADADHTESMNAILNTLSELYPVLTNICSEAFLSEELQTVLKRKILRNDSLIKKGLQLLSVACIDESVRKYIAEQYFPIIEASLSNNELKLHSALVLVKTWSFSKLKNTKVKQLGNIFIQNVESNDEREQEIAVEGLAYLSLISSVRNGIRSNGNVCLELVQLVVDEKTESCIIYGILSLLANLSTFSDECTPEQSSINSLKAYAELKNPVVETQTGKEEEEDIFAFIDDYIVDLQVIGSLSNRLKDLMPSCRDQFVKLIYNATRKRHFISECVKQGATKALLGYLGNMPIQIQFRLYAIRALNSILINTNPKLLFNHYSPLSTVPYLFELIPGRDGNDNEELLNALTTRDSYEALLALTNLAATDSADSLSKLIVSDPQCWSKIMNCILDETVQIQRSVLELLSNLMAYPLHIAAKFLILAILQVLRILTYWLNYCALEISNLKELLLRFSPT is encoded by the coding sequence ATGGATATTGATGGACTGTCAAAGGCATTGAAAGGAGATTTGCGTCTGGAATTGAAGGTCGAGGATTACATTGCATCATTGAATGCCCTTGTGAATGAAACTGACAAGGTCAGAAACGCTGAGGATGTCGAGGAGATTATAATTAGGTCGATCAAAGACCATAGTACTTCAAGGGCACATTTTCTTATGATGTTTAAACAAAAGCCTGATAGGTTCTTAGATTTACTTGGTGATCTATCAAGCAGGGCTATATCAGCAATTGTGGATAGCTTTAAAAGTGTTGATGATACCATTCCACTTATGTTGGAAATTAAGAGAAGAATACGGGCTAAGAAATGCAGAAGTGACGGTTTGCTCAAGTTGGTTTACCAGTTGTTGGAAAGATATGTATATAAGTTTGAAGATATCGTTTTCTTAGCAGAGGAACTTCCATTTCATCTCGAGAGTACTGATATCAGGCCATTGGTGCTCCTAATTTTTGCACAGTTGGATAATAAGTATAAGAGGACTTTTAACGAGAAGTTGCTCGATGTTTTCGACACGTTGACAATTGAGGCGGATGCAGATCACACTGAATCAATGAATGCTATATTAAATACTTTAAGCGAATTATATCCTGTTCTAACCAATATATGTTCGGAGGCCTTTCTAAGTGAGGAACTTCAGACAGTcttgaaaagaaagataCTTCGGAACGATTCTTTGATTAAAAAGGGGCTGCAGCTGTTATCCGTAGCATGTATTGATGAATCAgttagaaaatatattgcagAACAATACTTCCCCATAATCGAGGCATCTTTATCAAACAATGAACTAAAATTGCATTCCGCATTGGTTTTAGTTAAAACCTGGTCATTTAGTAAACTAAAGAATACCAAAGTCAAACAGTTAGGCAACATTTTCAttcaaaatgttgaatCGAATGATGAAAGGGAACAGGAAATTGCTGTTGAAGGGTTAGCATATCTAAGTTTAATCTCTTCCGTACGAAATGGCATTCGATCAAACGGAAATGTTTGTTTGGAGTTAGTTCAACtggttgttgatgaaaaaacTGAGTCTTGCATAATATATGGTATTCTTTCCTTACTTGCAAACTTAAGCACGTTTTCTGATGAGTGTACTCCTGAACAATCCTCAATTAACTCATTAAAGGCATACGCAGAGCTGAAAAATCCAGTTGTGGAAACTCAAacaggaaaagaagaagaagaagatatttttgcctttattgatgattaCATCGTCGACTTGCAGGTGATTGGGTCTTTGAGTAACCGTCTAAAGGATTTGATGCCAAGTTGTAGGGACCAATTTGTCAAATTAATTTACAATGCTACAAGAAAACGACACTTCATATCTGAATGTGTTAAACAAGGAGCAACAAAGGCATTACTGGGTTACCTTGGAAATATGCCCattcaaattcaatttcGTTTGTATGCTATAAGGGCCTTGAATAGTATTTTGATCAACACTAATCCCAAACTTCTATTCAATCATTATTCTCCGTTGAGCACCGTGCCGTATTTGTTCGAATTGATACCAGGCAGAGATGGAAATGACAATGAGGAGTTATTAAACGCTTTAACCACAAGAGATAGCTATGAAGCATTACTTGCTTTAACGAATTTGGCCGCCACAGATAGCGCTGATAGCTTATCCAAACTCATCGTATCGGATCCTCAATGTTGGTCAAAGATTATGAATTGCATTTTAGACGAAACAgttcaaattcaaaggtCTGTATTGGAACTACTCAGCAACTTAATGGCTTACCCCTTACATATTGCTGCcaagtttttaattttggCAATCCTGCAAGTGTTAAGAATTTTGACATATTGGTTGAACTACTGCGCCTTAGAGATATCAAATCTCAAAGAGCTGTTGCTGCGATTTTCGCCAACATAG
- the DIN7 gene encoding exodeoxyribonuclease DIN7 (similar to Ashbya gossypii AER387C) produces the protein MGISGLLPQLKSIQQPVTLHRYRSQTLAIDGYAWLHRSAHACAVELCLGLPTDKYLQFFVKKLTMLRNQYGIEPYLVFDGDSIQVKSGTETKRREKREENRAIAIRLWESGDRRKCVEYFQKCVDITPEMTKVIIDYCATAGFKYLVAPYEADPQLVYLEKSGIVSGVISEDSDLLVFGCRRLITKLNEFGECIEISRGDFHHLPSSFPLGKLDDSELRTMVCLSGCDYTAGIPKVGLLTAIKLVRQYRSMDKILMSIRREGKRKIPSEFVQEYTFADYAFQYQRVYCPVLRKLVTLNEIPKELRDDDQLYCCIGKGIHKETGEKCVIKNSDLIDHKLHSRIAAGELSPYNYHHALVNREMLLLRQKSVSLGTKPIDSYWKKCGAKETISASVSTASSTLTVGTTNQDRVDRLVQNRKLLHTESTNSPQSSIFFKPVVAPSAKPLEAPVATPQNKNYEKMNNEPGTCSETEGEVTEELIALGEELNLLPPILPLVSLSPKKSAQDLSSNGNHLDKPYQKDTIQSPTLLDKENIGAEDVSEILEELEEVEHAAKHNDTSIKFSKELLANFRYRVGVNLTKHQRVPLGERSTNCKILSNKKLVITKLNKRLVSRSLSGASAAPLRPRSSVEDLEPQMISVPCSTNNVQKASGKRCQRLPHRGMPSSSSNCSRQLSLTDFIYRG, from the coding sequence ATGGGTATTTCAGGGTTGTTACCTCAGCTCAAAAGCATCCAACAGCCTGTAACTTTGCATAGGTATCGTTCGCAGACACTCGCAATTGATGGTTACGCGTGGTTGCACCGATCTGCCCATGCTTGTGCTGTCGAACTTTGTTTGGGGTTGCCAACAgacaaatatttgcagTTCTTTGTGAAGAAGCTTACAATGTTGCGTAATCAGTATGGGATTGAGCCTTATCTTGTGTTTGATGGGGATAGTATACAAGTCAAATCAGGTACGGAAACAAAGAGACGTGAGAAACGTGAAGAAAATCGGGCGATTGCCATCCGATTATGGGAGAGTGGTGACAGAAGGAAATGTGTTGAGTACTTTCAGAAGTGTGTTGATATTACTCCGGAGATGACGAAGGTAATTATTGACTATTGCGCAACAGCTGGTTTTAAGTATCTTGTTGCACCTTATGAAGCGGATCCGCAATTGGTTTACTTGGAGAAGAGTGGGATCGTGAGCGGTGTGATTAGTGAGGATTCAGATTTGCTAGTGTTTGGATGCCGTCGGTTGATTACCAAGTTAAACGAATTTGGTGAATGTATTGAGATATCACGTGGAGATTTCCATCATTTGCCTTCTAGTTTCCCTTTGGGTAAGCTAGATGATTCTGAACTCAGGACAATGGTGTGCTTATCTGGTTGTGATTACACAGCAGGCATTCCAAAAGTGGGGCTTCTCACAGCTATTAAACTAGTGCGTCAGTATCGTAGCATGGACAAGATCTTGATGAGTATTCGGCGTGAGGGAAAGCGAAAAATTCCTTCAGAGTTTGTTCAGGAATATACGTTTGCTGATTATGCATTTCAATACCAACGAGTGTATTGTCCTGTTTTAAGAAAGTTAGTTACACTAAATGAGATACCCAAAGAGCTTcgtgatgatgatcagcTATATTGTTGTATTGGAAAGGGAATACACAAAGAAACTGGGGAGAAGTGCGTTATAAAGAACAGCGATTTAATTGACCACAAATTACATTCGCGTATTGCAGCAGGAGAACTTAGCCCATATAACTACCACCATGCATTGGTAAACAGGGAAATGTTACTTTTGCGACAGAAATCTGTTAGTCTTGGAACCAAGCCAATTGATTCCTACTGGAAAAAGTGCGGCGCAAAGGAAACCATATCTGCTTCAGTCAGCACCGCTTCTAGTACGCTGACAGTTGGAACCACTAACCAAGACCGGGTGGATCGGTTAGTGCAGAACCGCAAGTTGTTACACACAGAGAGTACTAATTCCCCCCAAAGCagtatttttttcaagCCGGTTGTAGCTCCATCTGCCAAGCCTTTAGAGGCACCGGTTGCTACTCCTcagaataaaaattatgaaaaaatgaataatGAACCTGGAACTTGTAGTGAAACTGAGGGTGAAGTCACAGAGGAGCTTATTGCATTAGGTGAAGAGCTGAATTTACTACCTCCTATATTACCGTTGGTTTCTCTATCTCCAAAGAAGTCTGCTCAGGATTTATCGTCCAATGGAAATCACTTAGACAAGCCGTACCAAAAGGACACAATTCAATCGCCAACTTTATTAGACAAAGAGAACATTGGGGCGGAAGATGTGAGCGAGATTCTTGAAGAACTCGAAGAAGTGGAACATGCTGCAAAACATAATGATACCTCGATAAAGTTTAGTAAGGAACTGTTGGCCAATTTTAGGTATAGAGTTGGCGTGAATCTCACAAAACACCAACGTGTGCCCCTGGGTGAGCGTAGCACAAATTGTAAGATACTcagtaataaaaaacttgTGATTACCAAGTTAAATAAACGCTTGGTCTCTAGATCTCTGTCAGGCGCTAGTGCTGCACCTTTGCGTCCCAGAAGTTCAGTGGAAGATCTGGAACCACAGATGATATCTGTACCATGCAGCACCAATAACGTTCAAAAAGCTTCCGGCAAGCGGTGTCAACGTCTTCCGCATCGTGGCATGccatcatcctcatcgAATTGCTCTCGTCAGCTCTCTCTTACAGATTTCATATACAGAGGCTAA
- the GEP4 gene encoding phosphatidylglycerophosphatase (similar to Ashbya gossypii AER392W) produces the protein MVLEFNLSGTLNALKLLWNPKLCLPKTVISNFGELTVPLHSEIKAVVLDKDNCFAYPHDDKVWPEYDNVWKRLLIAYPDSHLLIVSNTAGTNVDAEHKQAQMLEANTGVHVLRHATKKPGCKDEVFKYFYDKQIVKSPSEIAIVGDRLFTDIVMANMMGSYSIWIKDGVKPSNSPFVLLEHKLYDLLNPGN, from the coding sequence ATGGTGCTCGAATTCAATTTGAGCGGCACATTAAACGCTCTTAAGCTTCTTTGGAACCCTAAATTATGTCTACCGAAAACCGTTATATCAAACTTTGGGGAACTGACAGTTCCTTTACATTCAGAAATAAAGGCAGTTGTGCTTGATAAGGATAACTGTTTTGCTTACCCACATGATGACAAAGTCTGGCCGGAGTATGATAACGTATGGAAACGGTTACTTATAGCGTATCCAGATTCGCACTTGCTCATTGTCAGCAATACCGCTGGTACTAATGTTGATGCTGAGCACAAGCAAGCTCAAATGTTGGAAGCCAACACAGGTGTTCACGTTTTAAGACACGCGACTAAGAAACCAGGCTGTAAGGATGAGGTTTTCAAATACTTTTATGATAAGCAAATCGTAAAAAGCCCATCTGAAATTGCTATTGTTGGTGATCGTCTATTCACTGACATTGTGATGGCAAACATGATGGGATCTTATAGCATTTGGATAAAGGATGGTGTTAAACCTAGCAACAGTccttttgttcttcttgaaCATAAGTTATACGATTTACTAAACCCTGGTAATTAA
- the AKR1 gene encoding palmitoyltransferase AKR1 (similar to Ashbya gossypii AER388C) gives MSSNMAEREELLNGDDVSISSIQPIVSDIALDDDGEQNDKIQGYPVVDESDKDPIVDERVKDPIIEKYHNACQFGDLKTVKEMVETGVIDVNQDWDSREKVSGLHWASVNNRLNIVKYLISQGADVNMKGGDLEATPLHWASKSGYVYIVHCLLENNADPTIYDKQGYNLLHTATFSSNIMLILYVLFTEKIHIDSPDPTGKTPLHWAAYQGDSLTVEALVRFGANVKVLDSNGFTPIHWGTVNGQYKVLKELIEHGSDVFQKNNDGKNCFNIAKEMKTESSLETALYECGFNKNGFAIRKYFKNSMHAKTITFVTPGIVLPLIIGSFAHYSILFALLFSISIIGLVRYLLFNFVFPSYILKRHGTIHNTPLLSGLLAGTIFWMFFIWITRNTLKYHKGVYANIILPVLFITVSSLLVILMQSDPGSIPASSDPKEIRATMSELLRIGKFDAKHFCIHSWVRIPLRSKYKTARNVLIARYDHYCPWVYNQIGFCNHKIFLFFIMFLQIGVFIFVRLSIRYFELEWQNLDDIQMDCRSSFCPQLCKGYYLDPFHSFMLAWVCFQTMWVVALTFVQIFEASKGVTDYEYRLWVRKRRGISISEETFSSVPEELIEEDDSEASEVIVQSNPNSEHKQCGGLMSSVMGCDMFINIVKSLIKKQTQDNSTRLSRNLEVTVPIETNYGWRQNLQDFWLTSDLSAPYWRRFFLPPAGSFGLLNGEVVDYYKLYKLPKRTISAEDIV, from the coding sequence ATGAGTTCAAATATGGCTGAACGTGAGGAATTATTGAATGGCGACGATGTTTCGATCAGTTCGATTCAGCCTATTGTATCCGATATCGctttagatgatgatggagaACAAAACGATAAAATCCAAGGATATCCAGTCGTTGATGAGAGTGATAAAGATCCaattgttgatgaaagGGTAAAAGATccaattattgaaaaatatcacaATGCTTGTCAGTTTGGGGATTTGAAGACGGTGAAAGAGATGGTTGAAACAGGTGTAATTGATGTGAATCAAGATTGGGATAGTAGGGAAAAAGTGTCTGGTTTACATTGGGCAAGTGTCAATAATCGGCTGAATATTGTTAAGTATTTGATAAGCCAAGGTGCAGATGTAAATATGAAGGGAGGAGATTTGGAGGCAACTCCGTTGCACTGGGCTTCCAAATCAGGATATGTTTACATTGTTCACTGCCTATTAGAGAATAATGCTGATCCGACAATATATGACAAACAAGGCTACAACTTACTTCATACAGCTACATTTTCATCGAATATTATGTTAATTCTGTATGTTCTTTTTACTGAGAAAATCCATATCGATAGCCCAGACCCTACTGGTAAAACGCCATTGCATTGGGCTGCATATCAAGGTGATTCGTTGACTGTCGAGGCCCTAGTTAGATTTGGAGCTAATGTGAAGGTTTTGGACTCAAATGGGTTCACACCAATCCATTGGGGCACTGTAAATGGCCAGTATAAGGTTCTAAAAGAATTAATTGAGCATGGAAGTGatgtatttcaaaaaaacaatgatggcaaaaattgttttaatatagCCAAGGAGATGAAAACAGAAAGTAGTTTGGAGACCGCTTTGTATGAGTGTGGGTTCAATAAAAATGGGTTTGCAATACGGAAATActttaaaaattcaatgCATGCAAAGACAATTACTTTTGTCACTCCTGGTATTGTGTTACCACTAATCATTGGGTCTTTCGCCCATTATAGTATTTTATTTGCACTGCTATTCTCAATTTCTATAATAGGACTAGTACGCTATCTTTTATTCAACTTTGTGTTTCCTTCTTACATTTTAAAACGACATGGCACGATTCACAACACCCCATTACTCTCTGGATTGTTAGCTGGAACCATCTTCTGGATGTTTTTCATATGGATCACTAGAAACACCCTGAAATATCACAAAGGAGTGTATGctaatattattcttcCGGTGCTATTCATAACTGTTAGCTCTCTGCTTGTGATACTTATGCAGTCGGACCCTGGCAGTATTCCAGCTTCATCTGATCCCAAGGAAATTCGCGCCACCATGAGTGAATTATTGCGTATTGGGAAGTTTGATGCAAAACACTTTTGCATTCATTCATGGGTCAGAATTCCATTGAGGTCAAAGTACAAAACTGCACGAAATGTTTTGATAGCAAGATATGACCACTATTGTCCCTGGGTGTATAACCAAATTGGCTTCTGCAATCATAAAATATTCCTGTTTTTTATCATGTTTTTGCAAATTGGAGTATTTATCTTTGTAAGGCTAAGCATACGTTACTTTGAACTTGAATGGCAAAATCTGGATGACATACAAATGGACTGTCGTTCGAGTTTCTGCCCTCAATTATGTAAGGGATACTATTTGGACCCTTTCCACTCTTTCATGCTTGCCTGGGTGTGTTTCCAAACAATGTGGGTTGTAGCATTGACGTTCGTTCAAATCTTTGAAGCTAGCAAAGGTGTCACTGACTATGAATATCGTTTGTGGGTTCGCAAACGCAGAGGCATCTCTATTTCCGAGGAAACCTTCAGTTCCGTCCCAGAAGAGcttattgaagaagatgatagCGAGGCATCCGAAGTTATAGTCCAAAGTAATCCCAACTCCGAACATAAACAGTGCGGTGGCCTAATGTCTAGCGTCATGGGTTGCGATATGTTCATCAACATTGTGAAATCATTGATAAAAAAGCAAACCCAAGATAATTCCACTCGCTTATCAAGGAATCTTGAGGTAACTGTTCCAATAGAAACAAACTACGGTTGGAGACAGAACTTGCAAGACTTCTGGCTGACAAGTGACCTGTCAGCGCCATATTGGCGTAGGTTTTTCCTTCCACCTGCAGGCTCCTTCGGCTTGTTAAATGGCGAAGTAGTCGACTATTATAAGTTATACAAGCTTCCAAAACGCACAATATCTGCTGAAGATATAgtataa